One Lentibacillus cibarius DNA window includes the following coding sequences:
- the yaaA gene encoding S4 domain-containing protein YaaA, with the protein MQEYEKVPINTDYIPLGQFMKRLNVLDSGGMVKAYLQDIGVLVNGEHEHRRGRKLYPNDTIEIEDIGLFIVSEE; encoded by the coding sequence ATGCAAGAATATGAAAAAGTACCAATAAATACAGACTATATTCCGTTAGGTCAATTTATGAAACGTTTAAATGTGCTTGATTCCGGGGGAATGGTTAAGGCTTACCTGCAGGATATTGGGGTATTAGTTAATGGTGAGCACGAACATAGAAGAGGTAGAAAGTTGTATCCAAATGACACGATAGAGATAGAAGACATTGGCCTCTTTATTGTGTCAGAAGAATAG
- the recF gene encoding DNA replication/repair protein RecF (All proteins in this family for which functions are known are DNA-binding proteins that assist the filamentation of RecA onto DNA for the initiation of recombination or recombinational repair.) has translation MNIEQIQLKNYRNYSELDLSFDDKINVIIGENAQGKTNLMEAIYLLAFTKSHRTPREKELIHWEHSYATIKGQINKRNRTFPLEIILSAKGKKAKLNHLEQKRLSDYIGALNVVMFAPEHLSLVKGSPQIRRRFIDMELGQIQPAYIYHLGQYQKTLRQRNHLLKQMQRREKQDLTMLHVLTDQLVQHAATLLERRFTFLDLLRKWASPVHRSISRGKERLEIQYSPTIEVSESANREKLETVYTNKFHELQEREIERGTTLAGPHRDDLIFYVNEKNVQTYGSQGQQRTAALSVKLAEIDLISSEVGEYPVLLLDDVLSELDDHRQSHLLNTIQGKVQTFVTTTSVDGINHDTLREAELFRVADGVAHT, from the coding sequence ATGAATATTGAACAAATACAACTGAAAAATTACCGGAACTATTCCGAATTAGATCTTTCCTTTGACGATAAAATCAACGTCATTATCGGTGAAAATGCTCAAGGGAAAACAAACCTGATGGAAGCAATTTATTTGCTTGCTTTCACGAAATCACATCGGACTCCAAGGGAAAAAGAGCTTATCCATTGGGAACATTCGTATGCTACAATAAAAGGACAGATAAATAAACGGAATCGAACTTTTCCGCTCGAAATTATTTTGTCAGCAAAAGGGAAAAAGGCGAAATTAAATCATTTGGAACAGAAACGACTTAGTGATTATATTGGTGCACTGAACGTTGTTATGTTTGCCCCGGAACATTTATCACTTGTTAAAGGATCGCCACAGATCAGAAGGCGGTTCATTGATATGGAACTTGGTCAGATACAGCCGGCATATATTTACCATCTTGGTCAATATCAGAAAACATTGCGGCAGCGAAACCATTTACTAAAACAGATGCAGCGGCGGGAAAAACAAGATCTGACAATGTTGCACGTTCTAACAGACCAGCTAGTGCAACATGCGGCTACTCTGCTAGAGCGTCGGTTTACCTTTCTTGATTTACTCCGGAAATGGGCTTCCCCGGTTCACCGGAGCATTAGTCGTGGAAAGGAAAGGCTTGAAATCCAGTATTCTCCCACGATAGAGGTATCAGAATCAGCCAACAGGGAAAAGCTAGAAACAGTGTATACCAATAAATTCCATGAATTACAGGAAAGAGAGATTGAACGTGGCACCACTTTAGCAGGACCGCACCGGGATGATCTCATTTTTTATGTCAACGAGAAAAATGTGCAGACTTATGGATCCCAAGGACAGCAACGTACAGCCGCATTATCAGTGAAACTTGCCGAGATTGATCTTATTTCCAGTGAAGTTGGTGAATATCCTGTTCTACTTCTTGATGATGTGCTAAGTGAATTAGATGATCATCGGCAATCCCATTTATTGAACACAATCCAGGGGAAAGTTCAAACATTTGTAACGACAACAAGTGTTGATGGTATTAATCATGACACATTAAGGGAAGCTGAATTATTTCGTGTGGCGGACGGTGTTGCACATACATGA
- the remB gene encoding extracellular matrix regulator RemB, with protein sequence MFIHIGNDHVIREEDVVLIIDRNMITSSNIMEEMMDNANVKQKVYGPSDEAKSIIITTEQIYYSSLSVAALEKRAGMVSTISKLDDFVEELE encoded by the coding sequence ATGTTTATTCATATTGGCAATGACCATGTGATTCGTGAAGAAGATGTTGTTTTGATTATCGACCGCAATATGATTACATCTTCAAATATCATGGAAGAGATGATGGATAATGCCAACGTAAAGCAAAAAGTTTACGGCCCGTCGGATGAAGCGAAGTCAATTATTATCACAACAGAACAAATTTACTACAGCTCCCTGTCTGTTGCCGCACTGGAGAAACGGGCAGGCATGGTTTCGACAATCAGTAAACTTGATGACTTTGTTGAAGAACTAGAGTAA
- the gyrB gene encoding DNA topoisomerase (ATP-hydrolyzing) subunit B has translation MSAEEKVSNEQAYDADQIQVLEGLEAVRKRPGMYIGSTSEKGLHHLVWEIVDNSIDEALAGYCDRIEVIIEKDNSITVIDNGRGIPVDIQKKTGKPALEVIMTVLHAGGKFGGGGYKVSGGLHGVGASVVNALSSTLDVYVYRDGKIYYLGFEKGVPKGKIETVGESDITGTKTQFKPDPEIFNEETEFDFDTLTQRLRELAFLNKGITISIEDKRTDEDPVEFCYVGGISSYVEFINRNRQVLHEPFYAESEDQQITVEVAIQYNDGFMSNIYSYANNIHTYEGGTHEAGFKSGLTRVINDYARKNNMFKETDPNLSGDDVREGMTAIISIKHPDPQFEGQTKTKLGNSEVKKVTDSAFSEVFSKFLFENPDVAKIVVEKGLMASRARLAAKKARELTRRKSALEVSNLPGKLADCSSKDASISELYIVEGDSAGGSAKQGRDRHFQAILPLRGKILNVEKARLDKILSNNEVRAMITAMGTGISDEFDITKARYNKIVIMTDADVDGAHIRTLLLTFFYRYMRPLIEHGYVYIAQPPLYKIQQGKTVHYAYDDKEMERILEELPNTPKPGLQRYKGLGEMNATQLWETTMNPETRTLLQVELSDAMDADYIFDMLMGDKVEPRRNFIQENAQYVQNLDV, from the coding sequence ATGTCAGCAGAAGAAAAAGTTTCAAATGAACAGGCATATGACGCTGATCAGATACAAGTACTAGAAGGATTGGAAGCAGTACGGAAAAGGCCCGGCATGTACATCGGTTCAACAAGTGAAAAGGGATTACACCATTTAGTATGGGAAATTGTGGACAATAGTATTGATGAGGCACTTGCCGGATATTGTGATAGGATTGAAGTTATTATTGAAAAGGATAATAGCATTACCGTTATCGACAACGGTCGCGGTATTCCTGTTGATATACAGAAAAAGACCGGAAAACCAGCCCTTGAAGTGATTATGACTGTTCTGCATGCCGGTGGTAAGTTCGGCGGTGGTGGATATAAGGTTTCCGGTGGTCTGCATGGTGTCGGGGCATCGGTTGTTAATGCCTTATCAAGTACATTGGATGTCTATGTATACCGCGACGGGAAAATTTATTACCTTGGGTTTGAAAAAGGCGTACCAAAGGGAAAAATTGAAACCGTTGGTGAATCGGATATAACGGGGACAAAAACACAATTTAAACCAGACCCGGAAATTTTCAACGAAGAGACCGAGTTTGACTTTGACACCCTCACACAACGTTTGCGGGAACTAGCATTTTTAAATAAAGGTATTACCATTTCGATTGAAGATAAACGGACAGATGAAGACCCTGTAGAATTCTGTTACGTGGGCGGGATTAGCTCCTATGTTGAGTTTATTAACCGGAATCGCCAAGTGCTGCACGAGCCGTTTTATGCCGAAAGTGAAGACCAGCAAATCACAGTTGAAGTGGCCATCCAATACAATGACGGATTCATGAGCAATATTTATTCGTATGCTAACAATATCCATACGTATGAAGGCGGTACACATGAAGCCGGATTTAAATCTGGCCTGACACGTGTCATTAATGATTACGCCCGTAAAAACAATATGTTCAAAGAAACTGATCCGAATTTAAGTGGGGATGATGTTCGTGAAGGTATGACAGCTATCATCTCTATCAAGCATCCAGATCCGCAATTTGAAGGGCAAACGAAAACAAAACTTGGCAACAGTGAAGTAAAAAAGGTAACTGATTCAGCGTTCAGCGAAGTTTTCTCCAAGTTCCTTTTTGAAAATCCCGATGTCGCAAAAATTGTTGTGGAGAAAGGATTAATGGCATCTCGTGCTCGGCTGGCTGCCAAAAAGGCACGTGAATTAACAAGACGGAAGAGTGCACTAGAAGTGTCCAACCTACCCGGTAAACTTGCAGATTGTTCCTCAAAGGATGCTAGCATCAGTGAACTATATATTGTTGAGGGTGATTCTGCGGGCGGCTCTGCAAAACAGGGACGCGACCGGCATTTTCAGGCAATCTTGCCATTACGCGGTAAAATATTGAACGTGGAGAAAGCTCGTCTCGATAAAATCTTATCAAACAATGAAGTCCGCGCCATGATTACTGCAATGGGAACAGGAATTAGTGATGAATTTGATATAACGAAAGCACGATATAACAAGATTGTCATTATGACTGATGCTGACGTTGACGGTGCACATATCCGTACGTTACTTTTAACATTTTTCTATCGCTATATGCGTCCGCTGATTGAACATGGCTATGTTTATATTGCACAACCACCGTTGTATAAAATACAGCAGGGCAAGACTGTTCACTATGCATACGATGACAAGGAGATGGAGCGCATTCTTGAAGAACTGCCGAATACGCCGAAGCCGGGACTACAGCGTTATAAGGGTCTTGGTGAAATGAATGCAACTCAGCTCTGGGAAACGACCATGAATCCGGAAACACGGACATTGCTTCAGGTGGAATTGTCCGATGCGATGGATGCCGATTATATTTTTGACATGCTTATGGGCGATAAAGTTGAACCTCGTCGTAATTTCATCCAAGAAAATGCGCAGTATGTTCAAAATCTTGATGTATAG
- a CDS encoding HD-GYP domain-containing protein: MRVKPSQIVPGCVLLQDVFSKTSKPIISKQTVLTDEHITILQKFFIDTVEVASTLANGAPFQPDQPQLHEVMSIVGQSQLPDSFIAHYQTVVANYKQLFQNWQSTFVLNMADVRMTMLPLLEQVDSVGDCIYTLHHYADERDYRFHHSVAVGLLAAYVAKRLGYKKGEWLQVGLAGLLSDAGMVRIAASTLEKSGTLSQVEWEEVKKHPIYSYRLIEKSPTATKSVKLAVLQHHERLDGSGYPLGISHEKIHAYARIIAVCDTYHAMTSVRPYKQKQSTFHAVGELQNNRFTMFDHEVVQVLIDDLTRITVGTKVKLSTNQIGEVVFTDKNDPTRPIIRLDGSNEMIALKDNEDIQIETVL, encoded by the coding sequence ATGCGGGTGAAACCTTCTCAAATAGTCCCTGGCTGTGTTTTATTACAGGATGTATTTAGTAAGACGAGTAAACCAATTATTTCAAAACAAACGGTATTGACAGATGAACATATCACGATACTACAGAAGTTCTTCATCGATACTGTGGAAGTTGCATCAACGCTTGCTAATGGGGCCCCTTTCCAGCCTGATCAGCCACAGCTGCATGAAGTAATGTCAATTGTTGGTCAATCACAGTTGCCTGATTCATTCATCGCCCATTATCAGACGGTGGTTGCCAATTATAAACAGCTGTTTCAAAACTGGCAAAGTACGTTTGTCCTGAATATGGCTGATGTGCGCATGACGATGCTACCACTTTTGGAACAGGTGGATAGTGTTGGTGATTGTATTTATACACTGCATCACTATGCTGATGAACGAGACTACCGATTCCATCATAGTGTCGCAGTTGGGTTACTGGCAGCATATGTTGCCAAACGGCTAGGTTATAAAAAAGGTGAATGGTTGCAGGTAGGTCTGGCTGGTTTGCTCAGTGATGCTGGTATGGTTAGAATAGCAGCATCCACACTGGAGAAAAGCGGCACATTGAGTCAGGTAGAGTGGGAGGAGGTAAAGAAGCATCCTATCTATTCCTACCGTCTGATTGAGAAATCGCCTACTGCTACCAAAAGCGTAAAACTTGCTGTTCTCCAACATCACGAACGGCTAGACGGATCGGGTTATCCGCTTGGGATTAGCCATGAGAAAATTCATGCATATGCACGAATTATCGCTGTTTGTGATACCTATCATGCGATGACGTCTGTACGGCCATATAAACAGAAGCAATCCACGTTTCATGCTGTCGGTGAATTACAGAACAATAGGTTTACCATGTTTGATCATGAAGTTGTGCAAGTATTAATTGATGATTTGACCCGGATTACAGTTGGAACAAAGGTGAAATTATCAACGAACCAAATTGGCGAAGTTGTTTTTACTGATAAGAATGATCCCACCCGTCCAATCATTAGACTTGACGGATCAAATGAAATGATTGCACTCAAAGACAATGAAGACATACAAATCGAAACTGTTTTGTAG
- a CDS encoding YaaC family protein, which yields MQVKEIHAFYVHLMSQQNAQQYLSACYQQIETVDASVKSFENCNPFIHYLDHGMRFYENGKQLEPLLQPMLFFYGMVHLIKANLLSVRPQYPESTAILAHGVSTRKRKKKDYTFMDDEVKIQHNGLFSYFSTHLFSIQTSPFPKIKMDRLFALIPELDPLFQFQSDGKLTGIGMTGTKHLQFPVWLLDYYHLTANALINRVKAYLPKLEKTKTENGYIHVYLNAPFYPKDASPFFTDMNEQAIYFPIYREDFLPISEVMVHYLLLYNLSMLCRYEPEWWGDLLTTKPDTDFPFIRSFLDITAKKIPMLLGGNYWTNMLELKSRPRFIQKIRNYKI from the coding sequence ATGCAGGTAAAGGAAATCCATGCGTTTTATGTGCACCTAATGTCACAGCAAAATGCCCAGCAATATTTGTCGGCTTGTTACCAGCAAATAGAGACTGTTGATGCTTCCGTAAAGAGCTTTGAAAATTGTAATCCGTTTATACATTATCTTGATCACGGTATGCGTTTTTATGAAAATGGTAAACAGCTTGAACCACTGCTGCAACCGATGCTGTTCTTTTACGGCATGGTTCATTTAATCAAAGCAAACTTGCTCTCTGTTCGGCCACAATACCCAGAATCAACGGCCATCCTTGCACATGGTGTGTCAACTAGGAAACGTAAAAAAAAGGACTACACGTTCATGGATGATGAAGTAAAAATTCAACATAATGGATTATTTTCCTATTTCTCCACACATCTATTTTCCATCCAAACATCACCATTTCCGAAAATAAAAATGGACCGTTTATTTGCGTTAATACCTGAATTAGATCCACTATTTCAATTTCAATCGGATGGAAAATTGACAGGTATCGGAATGACAGGAACAAAGCACTTACAATTCCCTGTTTGGCTTTTGGATTATTACCATCTGACGGCTAATGCATTGATCAATCGGGTGAAAGCCTATTTGCCAAAACTGGAGAAAACAAAAACGGAAAATGGTTATATCCATGTCTATTTAAACGCTCCATTTTACCCGAAAGATGCCAGTCCTTTTTTTACTGACATGAATGAACAGGCTATTTACTTTCCGATATACCGGGAGGATTTCTTGCCCATTTCTGAAGTGATGGTTCATTACTTGCTACTTTATAACCTTAGTATGCTATGCCGGTATGAGCCGGAGTGGTGGGGAGATTTGCTTACCACAAAGCCAGACACGGATTTCCCATTTATTCGGTCCTTTTTGGACATTACGGCAAAAAAAATCCCCATGCTACTGGGGGGGAATTACTGGACAAACATGTTGGAACTTAAGTCTAGACCTCGCTTTATTCAAAAGATAAGAAACTATAAAATTTAG
- the guaB gene encoding IMP dehydrogenase has protein sequence MREDKFAKEGLTFDDVLLMPAKSEVLPKDADVSTNLSENIRLQLPLISAGMDTVTEAEMAIAMARQGGLGVIHKNMSIEDQAEQVDRVKRSESGVITNPFFLTPEHQVYDAEHLMGKFRISGVPIVNNTDDQKLTGIITNRDLRFIQDYSTAIKDVMSSEHLVTAPVGTTLEEAESLLQKHRIEKLPLVDDNGVLKGLITIKDIEKAIEFPNAAKDTQGRLLAGAAVGITGDSMKRIEKLTEAGVDVIVIDTAHGHSAGVLEQVKKVRAAYPDLDIVAGNVATAEATADLIEAGANIVKVGIGPGSICTTRVIAGIGVPQITAVHDCAAKAAEYGVPIIADGGIKYSGDIVKALAAGAHAVMLGSMFAGVAESPGETEIFQGRQYKVYRGMGSVGAMQAGSKDRYFQDAADAKKLVPEGIEGRTAYKGPLADTVHQLTGGLRAGMGYCGTATIDDLRRNGRFIRISNAGLAESHPHDVQITKEAPNYS, from the coding sequence ATGCGCGAGGACAAGTTTGCTAAAGAAGGATTGACATTTGATGATGTATTGCTGATGCCTGCGAAGTCAGAAGTATTGCCGAAAGATGCTGATGTAAGCACGAATTTATCAGAGAATATCCGTCTCCAGCTACCGTTGATAAGTGCTGGAATGGACACAGTGACTGAAGCAGAAATGGCTATCGCAATGGCACGTCAAGGTGGATTGGGAGTCATTCATAAAAACATGTCGATTGAGGATCAGGCGGAGCAGGTGGATAGGGTGAAGCGATCAGAAAGTGGCGTCATTACAAATCCATTCTTCCTGACGCCGGAGCATCAAGTTTATGATGCTGAGCATTTGATGGGGAAATTCCGTATTTCCGGTGTACCGATTGTTAATAATACGGACGACCAAAAGCTAACTGGTATTATAACGAATCGTGATTTGCGTTTCATTCAAGATTATTCAACTGCAATTAAAGATGTCATGTCCAGTGAACATCTGGTAACTGCTCCGGTGGGAACAACCTTGGAAGAAGCAGAAAGTCTCCTGCAAAAGCACCGGATTGAAAAGCTCCCATTGGTCGACGATAACGGTGTGCTTAAAGGCCTAATTACGATTAAGGATATTGAAAAGGCAATTGAATTTCCAAATGCGGCGAAGGATACTCAGGGCCGGTTACTTGCTGGTGCGGCTGTCGGTATTACCGGTGATTCCATGAAACGTATTGAGAAACTGACCGAGGCTGGCGTTGATGTCATTGTGATTGATACGGCACACGGTCATTCGGCAGGTGTGCTGGAACAAGTTAAGAAAGTACGCGCTGCTTATCCGGACTTGGATATTGTCGCGGGCAATGTTGCAACAGCTGAAGCAACAGCAGATTTAATCGAGGCTGGTGCAAATATTGTTAAAGTAGGGATCGGACCTGGGTCCATCTGCACGACTCGCGTGATTGCCGGAATCGGTGTACCGCAGATTACTGCTGTCCACGATTGTGCAGCCAAAGCAGCTGAGTATGGCGTTCCGATTATTGCTGACGGTGGGATCAAATATTCCGGCGATATTGTTAAGGCACTTGCTGCTGGTGCGCATGCAGTAATGCTCGGCAGTATGTTTGCCGGTGTGGCAGAAAGCCCGGGAGAGACGGAGATTTTTCAGGGCAGACAGTATAAAGTTTACCGTGGTATGGGTTCAGTCGGCGCTATGCAGGCAGGTTCCAAAGATCGGTATTTCCAGGATGCAGCGGATGCTAAAAAGTTGGTCCCGGAAGGCATTGAAGGACGGACTGCTTACAAGGGACCACTTGCTGACACAGTCCATCAGTTGACGGGTGGCTTGCGTGCTGGTATGGGCTATTGTGGTACTGCGACGATTGATGATTTGCGTCGTAATGGGCGCTTCATCCGCATATCTAACGCTGGTCTTGCAGAAAGTCATCCGCATGATGTTCAGATAACAAAAGAAGCTCCGAATTATTCATAA
- a CDS encoding serine hydrolase, with protein sequence MNYKRKKHLSLFLTALIMIAAILTQPFSTQAAEALDIEAESAILVDAETGKVLYAKKPDMALPPASMTKMMTEYLVHEAIEKGKVNWDTTTQISDYPYSISADPSFSGVGLTQSKDYTVRELYDAMAINSDNATTIALAELIAGSEGEFVKMMNKKAEEMGLSDYKFVNSTGLNNASLRENVPKGTDPNANNLLSARSAALLAYNLINDYPSALDVSKVPSATFDGQTIRNWNWMLPHDPKNASSLQQFYYEGIDGLKTGHTDLAKYCFTGTANRNGKRLISVVMKTESEPARFQQTAKLMDYGFQRFEKKEIFSKGYQLEDQSDIPVAKGKEDTVQIATKKAFSAMVKEGQAENYSVKYHLNKNKLNKDGKLSAPVEKGEKIGTAEIVYEGDGDYGYIYPNADKQTIALTAQRTVEKDNWFMLAIGSVGGFFSGLFSTVVDTVKGWF encoded by the coding sequence GTGAACTATAAACGAAAAAAACATTTATCACTATTTCTGACTGCTTTGATAATGATAGCGGCTATACTAACGCAGCCGTTTTCTACACAGGCAGCTGAAGCATTAGACATCGAGGCGGAGTCAGCCATATTGGTTGATGCGGAAACAGGCAAAGTTTTGTATGCTAAAAAACCGGATATGGCATTGCCACCGGCCAGCATGACGAAAATGATGACTGAATACCTTGTGCATGAAGCGATTGAGAAAGGTAAAGTCAACTGGGATACAACTACACAAATTAGCGACTATCCATACAGTATATCGGCAGACCCATCCTTTTCCGGTGTTGGTCTGACCCAAAGCAAAGACTACACTGTAAGAGAATTGTACGATGCAATGGCCATCAACTCAGATAATGCGACAACTATCGCACTTGCGGAATTGATTGCCGGTTCGGAAGGCGAATTTGTCAAAATGATGAACAAGAAGGCAGAAGAGATGGGGCTTTCGGATTATAAGTTTGTTAATTCGACAGGACTTAACAATGCATCACTTAGGGAAAATGTGCCTAAAGGGACCGATCCGAATGCCAATAACTTGCTATCCGCTCGGTCGGCAGCACTATTGGCGTACAACCTGATTAATGATTATCCGTCAGCACTTGATGTATCTAAGGTCCCTTCAGCAACATTTGATGGTCAAACTATTCGTAACTGGAACTGGATGCTCCCGCATGATCCGAAGAATGCAAGTTCACTCCAACAATTCTATTATGAAGGCATTGATGGGCTAAAGACAGGACATACGGATTTGGCCAAATATTGTTTTACAGGTACAGCGAATCGGAACGGTAAACGATTGATCTCTGTTGTTATGAAAACAGAAAGTGAGCCGGCACGCTTTCAACAGACGGCAAAATTAATGGATTACGGTTTCCAGCGATTTGAGAAAAAAGAGATCTTCTCTAAAGGTTATCAACTGGAAGATCAATCGGATATTCCAGTCGCTAAAGGGAAAGAAGATACGGTGCAGATTGCAACAAAAAAAGCATTCAGTGCAATGGTTAAAGAAGGACAGGCAGAGAACTACAGCGTCAAGTATCATTTGAATAAAAACAAACTGAACAAGGACGGAAAATTGTCTGCTCCAGTTGAAAAGGGTGAAAAAATTGGAACAGCCGAAATAGTCTATGAAGGAGATGGAGACTACGGCTATATTTATCCAAATGCAGATAAACAGACTATCGCTTTGACTGCACAGCGTACGGTGGAAAAAGATAACTGGTTCATGCTTGCTATTGGGTCAGTAGGCGGATTTTTCAGTGGGTTATTCAGCACCGTCGTTGATACAGTTAAAGGCTGGTTTTAA
- the pdxS gene encoding pyridoxal 5'-phosphate synthase lyase subunit PdxS: MANTGTERVKRGMAEMQKGGVIMDVVNAEQAKIAEKAGAVAVMALERVPSDIRAAGGVARMASPEITEEVMNAVSIPVMAKARIGHIVEARVLEAMGVDYIDESEVLTPADDVYHMKKSDYTVPFVCGCRNLGEAARRIGEGASMLRTKGEPGTGNIVEAVSHMRQVQSEIRKLTSMSDDEVMTYAKEIGAPYELLVEIKQEGRLPVVNFAAGGVATPADAALMMELGADGVFVGSGIFKSNQPEKFAKAIVEATTHYTDYKLIGELSKDLGTAMKGIEMGTLEAHDRMQDRSE, encoded by the coding sequence ATGGCGAATACAGGAACAGAACGTGTTAAACGAGGAATGGCGGAAATGCAAAAAGGCGGCGTCATCATGGACGTTGTTAATGCGGAGCAAGCCAAGATAGCAGAGAAGGCAGGTGCCGTTGCTGTCATGGCACTGGAACGTGTACCATCTGATATCCGTGCTGCCGGTGGTGTGGCCCGTATGGCAAGTCCGGAAATTACCGAAGAAGTGATGAATGCTGTATCGATTCCGGTCATGGCCAAGGCACGTATCGGTCATATCGTCGAAGCACGTGTACTGGAAGCAATGGGTGTTGACTATATTGACGAGAGTGAAGTTTTGACACCGGCGGATGACGTGTACCATATGAAAAAGTCAGATTATACGGTACCGTTTGTTTGTGGTTGCCGTAATCTTGGAGAAGCAGCAAGACGTATTGGTGAAGGTGCGTCCATGCTACGTACGAAAGGTGAGCCAGGCACAGGCAATATCGTTGAAGCTGTTAGTCATATGCGCCAGGTTCAGTCAGAAATCAGAAAACTGACGTCTATGTCAGACGATGAAGTGATGACCTATGCAAAAGAAATTGGTGCGCCATATGAACTGCTGGTAGAAATCAAACAGGAAGGACGTCTCCCTGTTGTAAACTTCGCTGCAGGAGGTGTGGCAACACCAGCAGACGCAGCATTGATGATGGAATTAGGAGCGGATGGTGTATTTGTCGGCTCTGGTATTTTCAAATCTAATCAGCCGGAGAAATTTGCCAAAGCCATTGTGGAAGCGACCACCCATTATACGGACTATAAATTGATTGGTGAGCTTTCCAAAGATCTTGGAACTGCCATGAAGGGTATTGAAATGGGTACATTAGAAGCGCATGACCGGATGCAAGACCGTAGCGAATAG
- the pdxT gene encoding pyridoxal 5'-phosphate synthase glutaminase subunit PdxT — MTKIGVLALQGAVREHIRAIEETGASALEIKQVGQLKELDGLILPGGESTTMRRLMDSYGFSDAIRDLKRQGKPLFGTCAGLILMASAIEGQADAHLGLMDMTVARNAFGRQVASFEAKLDVKHVGDTFQAVFIRAPYITEAAPDVEVLAVYQDRIVAAKQDNCLCTAFHPELTDDNRLIAYFAEMVEQSRNTLAS, encoded by the coding sequence ATGACTAAAATCGGTGTACTCGCATTACAAGGGGCGGTCCGTGAACACATCCGCGCTATTGAAGAGACCGGAGCAAGTGCTTTAGAAATCAAACAGGTCGGACAACTCAAGGAATTGGACGGGCTTATTCTACCGGGCGGTGAAAGTACGACCATGCGTAGACTGATGGACAGTTACGGTTTTTCCGATGCTATCAGGGATTTAAAAAGGCAAGGAAAACCGCTATTCGGCACCTGTGCTGGATTAATTTTGATGGCTTCCGCGATTGAAGGACAAGCAGATGCCCATCTTGGCCTGATGGATATGACTGTTGCCAGAAATGCATTTGGCAGACAAGTGGCAAGCTTTGAGGCAAAACTGGACGTTAAGCATGTCGGAGATACCTTTCAAGCCGTGTTTATCCGTGCTCCATATATAACGGAGGCTGCACCGGATGTGGAGGTCCTAGCTGTCTACCAAGATCGGATTGTTGCAGCGAAACAAGACAACTGCTTATGCACTGCTTTTCATCCGGAATTGACTGATGATAACCGATTGATTGCATATTTTGCTGAAATGGTGGAACAATCAAGGAATACACTTGCATCTTAA